The Persephonella sp. genome includes the window GGTTTTCCTCTACCCATTCTTTGTAAGGTTTTCCTTCAGAAACTTTGTGTATTACTTCTTTTGAGAAGTATACCTTCCCCTGCACAGTATCAACAGCTATTTTATCTCCAGGTCCAAGCCTTCCTTTTTTCAGGATTTTTTCTTCAGGAATATCAACAGTTCCAACTTCCGATGCAAGAATGACAGTGTCTTCAGTTATAACAAACCTGGCAGGTCTAAGCCCGTTTCTGTCTAACTTTCCTATTACAACATTTCCATCTGTAAAGGCTATCGCAGCAGGACCGTCCCACGCCTCAAATATACAGGAAAAATATTCATAAAAAGCTTTTTCTGTAGGCGTCAATCTGTCGTCATTCTCCCATGCCCTTGGTATGAGAGCATTTATGGCAACCATAGGATCTTTACCTGACATCACAAGAAACTCAAGGGCATTATCAAGTGATGCAGAGTCTGAGTCATCGTATCTCACTATTGGAAGTATATCCTCTGCCAGATCTCCCCAGATCTCTCTAACATCTTCAGCCTTTGCATTTATCCAGTTTCTGTTGGCTGATATGGTGTTTATCTCTCCGTTATGGGCAAGCATTCTGAACGGTTGTGCAAGTTTCCACTGGGGAAATGTATTTGTTGAAAATCTCTGGTGGAAGAGTGCGATGCCACTTTCGTAATCTTCATCTTGTAGGTCAGGATAAAAATATTTTAATCTTGGTGCTGTGACCATTCCTTTATAAACGATCGTTCTGTTTGAGAGAGAAGGTATATAAAAATCTGAGTATTCATCTATCTTTGATAATCTCTCAAGTCTTTTTCTCAGTAAAAAAAGATCCCTTTCGAAATTCTCAGTCTCTCTCCCTTTTTTTGATAAAAAACCCTGCCATATTTCAGGCATGTTTGATTTTGCTATTATACCTAACTCTTCCTCAACAATTGGAACCTTTCTCCAGCCTAAAAATCTGTATTTTTCATTTATGATCTTTTCTATTTCTTTTTTAAGCTGATCTGATTTTCCCTCAGGGAAAAAGAATACCCCAACACCCAGATCTTCAGGTTGTGGAATATCTATGTTAAGTTTTGCCAGCTCTTTCTCAAAAAACTTGTATGGGATATGGGTTAATATTCCGGCACCATCGCCTGTTTTTCCATCAGCACTTACGGCACCCCTGTGGTCAAGATTTGCGAGTGAGGTTAAAGCATCAGAAACGATTTTATGGGATCTTATACCCTTGATATTTGCGATAAATCCAACCCCGCAGGAGTCTCTCTCAAAGGCTTTTTGCATACTATAACTCCTTGAGTTTATTTTGGTAGGTGTAAATACTTATTATACATCTGAAATGGTTTGTATTACAAACTCCTGCGGTTGATTATTTTTATTTCCAGACGCCAGCTATCTCCTGTCCACACTTAGGACACTTTCCATCTTCAAGATGATTAACAACGAACTGACCGATATGACCTCTTCTGTCTATCACCCTGAAACCACATGAAGGGCAGTATGTTGATTCTCTATCTTCATCATCAAAGTTTCCAACATAAACAAAGTTAAGCCCTGCTTCTTTGCCTATCTCGTATGCTTTTTTTAAAGTATCTAAAGGAGTTGGAGGAACATCTTTCATCTTGTAAGCAGGGAAAAATCTTGAGATATGCCAGGGAATATTTTTATCAATAGAGGCTATCCATTTTGCAGCATCTTTTAACTCTTTTTCATCATCATTGTAGCCTGGAATCAAAAGTGTAGTCAGCTCTATCCATATTCCAAGCTCTTTTGCGTGTTCTATAGTTTTTAAAACTGGTTTTAACCTTGCACATGATATATTCCTGTAAAAATCATCATTAAATGCTTTCAGATCAATATTCATAGCGTCAAGATATGGGGCAAGGGTTTCCAATGCCTCCTTAGTTTCGTATCCGCTGGAAACAAAGACGTTTCTTATACCGTTTTCTTTTGCAAGTTTCATAGTGTCATATGCATACTCAAAGAAAACTACAGGTTCGTTGTATGTGTATGCTATGGAGGGTATGTTGTTTGTTTTGCATATATTGACAATAGTTTCCGGCATAAGCGGAACACCGAAAACCTTTCCGTTGTGGGTCTGGGGGTGCTGGGAAATCTCCCAGTTCTGACAGAATTTACAGCAGAAATTACACCCTACAGTCCCCAGCGAGAATATGGGGGTTGAAGGGAGAAGATGAAACAGGGGTTTTTTTTCAACAGGGTCTACATTGTACGATGCAGCAAGTCCATAAACTGTTAGATAAAGGTTTCCATCTTCTCCTACCTTTCTAATTCCGCACTTTCCAAGCTCACCTTTTTCGAGAACACATCTTTGACTGCAGGCTGTACACAGAACCTTCCCATCTTCTCTTTTTTTTGACATCCAGGCGATACTTTCCATTGTTATCCCCCTTTTTGTATTCTCCGCTGATAAATATATCTAAAAAACCTGACAATGCAACACTAAAATCTTTCCTTTTTATATGTAGTAAAATATTAAAAATTCAGACTGAGAGGTTAAATGTATGCCAAGAAGAACTGACATAAATAGAATTCTCCTTATAGGATCAGGACCAATAATAATAGGTCAGGCTGCAGAATTTGATTACTCAGGAACACAGGGGGCTAAAGCATTAAAAGAAGAAGGTTATGAGGTAATACTGGTTAACTCAAATCCTGCTACGATAATGACAGATCCGGAGATAGCAGACAAAACATACATAGAACCCCTTATAACCCCTGTGATACAGAAAATTATAGAAAAAGAAAGACCTGATGCACTTCTTCCAACCCTTGGGGGACAGACAGCTTTAAATATAGCTGTTGATCTGTATGAGAAAGGTGTTTTAGACAAATACAACATTAAGATGATAGGGGCAAATTATGAGGCAATAAAAAAAGCAGAGGACAGGGAACTTTTTAAAGAAGCGATGGAAAGAATAGGTCTCAAAATGCCTAAAAGTGCTGTAGTCAAATCTGTTGCTGAAGCCATGGATATTATTAAATGGATAGGTTTTCCTGTTATCATAAGACCTTCCTTTACCCTTGGTGGAACAGGAGGCTCTATAGCTTACAACATTGATGAGTTTTATCCAAAAGTAAAGGCAGGACTTGAAGCGTCTCCTGTTCATGAGGTTCTTCTTGAGGAGTCTGTTCTTGGGTGGAAAGAGTTTGAGATGGAGGTTATGAGGGATAAAAATGACAACTGCGTAATAATATGCTCCATAGAAAACCTTGATCCTATGGGCGTTCATACTGGTGACAGCATAACTATAGCACCTGCGATGACATTAACAGATAAGGAGTATCAGATATTGAGAGATTACTCTATAGCTGTTATCAGAGAGATAGGTGTTGAAACAGGAGGGTCAAATGTTCAGTTTTCCCAAAATCCAGAAACCGGAGAGTTTTATGTTATTGAGATGAACCCGAGAGTTTCAAGGTCTTCTGCTCTTGCCTCAAAAGCAACAGGTTTTCCAATAGCAAAAATTGCAGCAAAACTTGCTGTAGGCTACACACTTGACGAGCTTCCAAACGACATAACAAAGGAAACCCCAGCCTCGTTTGAGCCAACAATAGATTATGTTGTCACAAAAATACCAAGATTTGATTTTGCAAAATTCCCTGAGACTGATCCAACGCTGACAACTATGATGAAGTCTGTTGGAGAGGTGATGGCAATAGGAAGAACATTCAAAGAGAGTTTTCACAAAGCTGTAAGAAGTCTTGAGCTTGGAAGATACGGGCTTTACATAGGACTTGAAAAGGAAGACGATCAGACTGTTAGAGAAAAGATAGTTACCCCAAATGCTGATAGAATATGGTATATAGCTGAAGGTTTTAGGAGAAGATGGACTGTTGATGAGATTTATAATCTTTCCCACATAGACAGATGGTTTCTTCACCAGATCAAAGAGATAATAGAATTTGAAATTCAGCTCTCTGAAAAAAATCTTGCCACTATAACCCAGGAAGAACTTGATAAAGCCAAGCAGTGGGGTTTTTCAGACAGGGAGCTTGCAAGACTTCTCAAGACAACTGAAGACAAGATAAGAGAAAAAAGAATGGATATATCCTATAAGGTTGTTGACACATGTGCCGCCGAGTTCAGAGCCTACACACCTTATTTCTATTCATCATATGAAAAACCTTTCGGCAGAGTAAAAGAAGACGGCACCGTTGAAACTATTTTAGACTCAGAAAACAAAGAGAGGTAAACTATGCAGATAGATCCAGACAAATACCCAAAAAGCGACAAAATACCAAACTTTTTAAAAACAGCCCCTGTTGTAATCATTGTTATTCTTATTCTTTTTTTTATTATTGCCCCTCCCTTCGTTGTTATACCTTCAGGTTATGTTGGTGTTAAGATGACCCTTGGCAAGGCAGACATGGACGAACTGCCCCCAGGACTGAATTTTATAATTCCTGCTGTTCAGAGAGTTATAAAAATGTCTGTCAGAACCCATTCTTATGATCTGAGGGGAGCAAACTCAATAAACTCCCTTTCAAAAGATGGTCTGACAATAAACACAGAACTGACAGTTTTATACAAGATTAAACCTGACAAAGCTGCAGAGATATATGTTGAATACGGTCTTGATTATGAATCAAAAATAATAAAGCCTGTAATAAGATCGGCAGTAAGAGATGTTATAGCCACTCTTGACAGTTCACAGGTTTATCAGGAGAGGGAGCTTATACAGAAAAAACTTATGGAAACGGTGTCTAAAGAGCTTGAAAAAAGATACATTCTTCTTGATGAGATACTGATCAGGGATATTAGACTGCCAAAAAGGGTTGTTGAGGCTATAGAGCAGAAAAGAAGAGCCTATGAAGAGATGCAAAAGATGAAATTTGTTGTGGAAAGGGAAAAACTTGAGGCTGAAAGGAAAAGGGTTGAGGCTAAAGGTATTGCAGATGCAAACAAAATTATTGCAGGGTCCTTAACAAAAGAGTACCTCCAGTGGAAGTTTATAGAAAACATTAAGGCATACGCACAGGGAGACAATAACACAGTTATACTTATACCTTACGATCAACAGATGACTCCAATAATAAACATCCCAAACATAAAAAAGTAGGAGGTATAAATGGAAAAAGTAGCAACTGTAACACTTGATCAGAACGGTCATTTTTTTGGTGAGATTTCAGGAAAAGGTTTTGATCTGACAGCCACAGGACTTAGGGCTGTTGATCTTATGCTAATATCAATAGGTTATTGTTTTGGGTTAACAGTTGAAGCATACACAAAACACAAAGGATACAAGATAGATGATCTAAAAATAGAGGTGGTTGGAAAAAAAGACGAGAAAGAAAACAGATATTCGTATATACTAATAAAAGTATCTTTTAAATCAGATCTTGATGACAAACAAATTCAGAGGATTATGGAAATAGGTAAGAGAGGTTGTACTGTAAGTAACACGATGTTGAAAACACCGAAAATAGAAACCAAATTTACACCAGAGTAAGGAGGGTGAAAAATGGAAGCAAACACATTTTTTTTAGGGATCATCGCCCTGTGTATGGTGATAATAACACTTGGGCTTTTAGGAATGTCAATCGTTATGGCAGTTCTTCTCAAGCAGGTTGCTACACTTCTGATAAGATTAAATATGGATTACAAAATACTTTCTCCCAAAGTCCAGAAAATAGTAGAAAATATTGAATATACCACATCAATATTCAGTGTATTTTCTCTACTGAGAAGAAAAAAGTAGGGGTATAAGATGAAAAGGGATTTTTATCTAATTTTGGCAGGTTTTGTCTCAGGGGTAGTATTTTCTCTTTATCTATATTGGAAAAGAAAGAAGATAATCCAGAAACTCAATGATATAGAAAGCAGGATAAGAAATGTTCAGATGAAAAATATTGTAAGAGGAATTATTTTTGAGACCACATCAAGTATAAGAAGACTGATAACAAACACAAAAGGTGTTCCTCAAAAGGAAAAAGAGTATATATTAAAGAAAGTAGAGGAAAAAATAAGAAAATTAGAAGAGATTGTATAAGGAGGTAAATAATGAAAAGAGGAACACTTGCTATTATTGTTGGGGTGTTGGCGGGAGCTGTAGGTGCTTACTTTGCAACCCAGAGGAAAGACGAAGTTCTCCAGAAGCTTAATGAGATCCAGTCTGCCATAAAAGAGGCAGAGATAACAGGGAAGGCAAAAGCTATTGCAGGGGATCTTGTTGATAAGATCAAGGATCTTGTCAAGAAAGGAGATGAGATGACCAAGGAGCAGAGAGAAAAGATCCTTGAAGAGGTTGAAGAACGGATTAAAAAACTGGAGGAAGTTATAAGGAGAGGCTAATATTCTTAATCCTTATGATTTCTTACCTGTTGAAAAAGACAGATCACTGAGATATAACTTCGCAGCAGCCCTTTACAGGGCTGTTCTTGATTTTTTTTGGGAAGGATTTGGATATCACGCAGCAGCCGCCTCTTTTTATACCTTAATGTCTTTCTTTCCTCTCATGCTTTTTCTGACTGTTGGGCTTTCTTATTTAATTTCAATAAATACTGAGATCATAATTGATGCTCTCCAAAAATTTTTCCCTGATATAACACAGCAATTTTTACAACTTCTTATAACACTTGCAGAAAAAAGAACTATCTTTGGATTTATCGGTCTTTTTATATCTTTTTATTTTGCAACAAGCATATTTACATCACTTCACACAGCTTTTGAGCATATTTTTGGAGGTAGAGAGGAAAGCATAAAAAAAAGAGCCCTTATTTATATACTGGGAGTTCCTGTTTTCACAGTTTCCCTTCTTGCTGTTTATTTTCTTGGAAGTTTTATCTCTTTTGTTTTCAGCCTTATTAAGAGCTTCAAATTGTGGATATATCTTGAGGAAATATTAGGGACTGTTCATCTAAAATTTTTGCTTGACACATTAACAAACGTTGGGCTTGTTGTCCAGTTTGCAGGCTTTTGCATAATTCTTTTTATACTTTATAAATACCTTGCACCCCATTTTATATATGATCTGAGAATAATCTTTTATGTTTCTGTTTTTATAGCCATGCTTCTTTTTGTTTTATCACTTCTTTTTAACAAATACATTCTGATAGCATCAAAAGCAAATCCTATATATGGAACGCTTAGCGGGATATTTGCCTTCCTTGCCTGGCTTTATATCAGCTACGGAATTATCCTGATAGGTGGAAGAATGCTTTACTACCTTGAGGTTTTGGAAAGAGAGTGATCATTCCATTTTTTGTAAGATAACCTGTCGTAGATAGAAGGAAAAGCTTTTGAAAACCATATAAAAAACCTGTACCATCTTGGAAATATTATCTCCCTTTTTTTCTTTACGTAAGCTCTGTAAACAGCGTCTGCAAACTTTTCAGGACTGCTTCCAAAGGGTGTAGAAGGAGGTTTTTTTGATCCCAATGCCCTTTCTGAA containing:
- the amrS gene encoding AmmeMemoRadiSam system radical SAM enzyme, with the translated sequence MESIAWMSKKREDGKVLCTACSQRCVLEKGELGKCGIRKVGEDGNLYLTVYGLAASYNVDPVEKKPLFHLLPSTPIFSLGTVGCNFCCKFCQNWEISQHPQTHNGKVFGVPLMPETIVNICKTNNIPSIAYTYNEPVVFFEYAYDTMKLAKENGIRNVFVSSGYETKEALETLAPYLDAMNIDLKAFNDDFYRNISCARLKPVLKTIEHAKELGIWIELTTLLIPGYNDDEKELKDAAKWIASIDKNIPWHISRFFPAYKMKDVPPTPLDTLKKAYEIGKEAGLNFVYVGNFDDEDRESTYCPSCGFRVIDRRGHIGQFVVNHLEDGKCPKCGQEIAGVWK
- the carB gene encoding carbamoyl-phosphate synthase large subunit, producing MPRRTDINRILLIGSGPIIIGQAAEFDYSGTQGAKALKEEGYEVILVNSNPATIMTDPEIADKTYIEPLITPVIQKIIEKERPDALLPTLGGQTALNIAVDLYEKGVLDKYNIKMIGANYEAIKKAEDRELFKEAMERIGLKMPKSAVVKSVAEAMDIIKWIGFPVIIRPSFTLGGTGGSIAYNIDEFYPKVKAGLEASPVHEVLLEESVLGWKEFEMEVMRDKNDNCVIICSIENLDPMGVHTGDSITIAPAMTLTDKEYQILRDYSIAVIREIGVETGGSNVQFSQNPETGEFYVIEMNPRVSRSSALASKATGFPIAKIAAKLAVGYTLDELPNDITKETPASFEPTIDYVVTKIPRFDFAKFPETDPTLTTMMKSVGEVMAIGRTFKESFHKAVRSLELGRYGLYIGLEKEDDQTVREKIVTPNADRIWYIAEGFRRRWTVDEIYNLSHIDRWFLHQIKEIIEFEIQLSEKNLATITQEELDKAKQWGFSDRELARLLKTTEDKIREKRMDISYKVVDTCAAEFRAYTPYFYSSYEKPFGRVKEDGTVETILDSENKER
- a CDS encoding prohibitin family protein, encoding MQIDPDKYPKSDKIPNFLKTAPVVIIVILILFFIIAPPFVVIPSGYVGVKMTLGKADMDELPPGLNFIIPAVQRVIKMSVRTHSYDLRGANSINSLSKDGLTINTELTVLYKIKPDKAAEIYVEYGLDYESKIIKPVIRSAVRDVIATLDSSQVYQERELIQKKLMETVSKELEKRYILLDEILIRDIRLPKRVVEAIEQKRRAYEEMQKMKFVVEREKLEAERKRVEAKGIADANKIIAGSLTKEYLQWKFIENIKAYAQGDNNTVILIPYDQQMTPIINIPNIKK
- a CDS encoding OsmC family protein, with the translated sequence MEKVATVTLDQNGHFFGEISGKGFDLTATGLRAVDLMLISIGYCFGLTVEAYTKHKGYKIDDLKIEVVGKKDEKENRYSYILIKVSFKSDLDDKQIQRIMEIGKRGCTVSNTMLKTPKIETKFTPE
- a CDS encoding YtxH domain-containing protein codes for the protein MKRGTLAIIVGVLAGAVGAYFATQRKDEVLQKLNEIQSAIKEAEITGKAKAIAGDLVDKIKDLVKKGDEMTKEQREKILEEVEERIKKLEEVIRRG
- a CDS encoding YhjD/YihY/BrkB family envelope integrity protein; amino-acid sequence: MSFFPLMLFLTVGLSYLISINTEIIIDALQKFFPDITQQFLQLLITLAEKRTIFGFIGLFISFYFATSIFTSLHTAFEHIFGGREESIKKRALIYILGVPVFTVSLLAVYFLGSFISFVFSLIKSFKLWIYLEEILGTVHLKFLLDTLTNVGLVVQFAGFCIILFILYKYLAPHFIYDLRIIFYVSVFIAMLLFVLSLLFNKYILIASKANPIYGTLSGIFAFLAWLYISYGIILIGGRMLYYLEVLERE